A region of Selenomonadales bacterium 4137-cl DNA encodes the following proteins:
- the smc gene encoding chromosome segregation protein SMC, which yields MLLRKLEAYGFKSFAEKTEMEFKSGITAIVGPNGSGKSNISDAVRWVLGEQNIRNLRGNKMEDVIFSGSAKRRPLGVAEVSLVFDNTDGLLPLEFSEVTITRRVFRSGDGEYYINKAPCRLKDIHDLLLEAGLSRESMTVISQNKIDEVLNSKPEERRLLFEEAAGIVKYKNRKKEALRKLEDTEQNLTRVLDITAEIETQLGPMAESAERTARYNDLAAEQTSCQVTLLLHKLTQAEKNLESVTLEQAALTDEDIAVTTRLTVAETDKEKFIDRLAELDENLRDAEAALTQAATEIERLDGKTAVLNERIGQEQKSRDRVIQDIDRLEQEKRENRARLEEWQAGHARKNAQAEELRAALAGQDQALTQAAAAIAAVEAKIDAAKDETFGHLQELVTQKNALRTLERDQENQNQREGQLIKERETFAGQFQETTQSLGSVQWEKQALDQDLAATDTTVAGLQDRKRQQDAALAENKAAETRLAGEIGQLASRLKVLSDMQEEYEGFGRGPKSVLKSDRPWRQGVHGAVAEIIAVEGAHVIAIETALGGALQHIIVASDDTAKAAVEHLKNHNLGRATFLPLNTIKPARPRDAEIAAAHAHGALGFAAGLVECEPRFRPIIDYLLARTVVAADIDAALRIARGAAFGVKIVTLDGQLVSPGGSITGGSTGRREASFLGRSGEIATLRETMATRETDLAARRRQTAQLQADLAALDEKIAGAHSRRRTLEVRQAELTVHAEKTGQEIKRLDLALATIDAELAASRAEAAAIAGKMADVAAAIAVMEERDNEHKRLIAGWQEDLKKLQADRDALAGSLTDSKIKLSALEQEVNAIAANCEQYKQAESRLVRQIDSLRGDIDRIGQEIARAETELAGIVQAKETLAAQKADHEKNRDAVLKDKLGVLAKQQKLEREVKDLRRRQNASQARLHELDLLAAKHGYEVTNCTEQLRDHYSLDREQAQAVFRPDDPEALAARVDELAAAIEALGPVNPAAIEEYARIQERYQFLRTQYDDLTAAKDYLLTILKDIDATMAKQFKAAFAKINEHFGELFVRLFGGGRAQLLLANPDDILGTGIEIVVQPPGKKQQNLALLSGGERALTVIALLFSFLSYRPTPFCVLDEIDAALDEANVQRFSEFLQDYARSTQFIVVTHRKGTMEAADVMHGVTMEESGVSKLISVKFMDKAG from the coding sequence TTGCTGCTCCGCAAACTCGAAGCCTACGGCTTCAAATCGTTCGCCGAAAAAACCGAAATGGAATTCAAGTCCGGCATCACCGCCATCGTCGGCCCCAACGGCAGCGGCAAAAGCAACATCTCCGACGCCGTCCGCTGGGTCCTCGGCGAACAGAACATCCGCAACCTCCGCGGCAACAAAATGGAGGACGTCATCTTCTCCGGCAGCGCCAAACGGCGGCCGCTGGGGGTTGCCGAAGTATCCCTCGTCTTCGACAACACCGACGGCCTCCTGCCCTTGGAATTCAGCGAAGTCACCATCACCCGCCGCGTCTTCCGTTCCGGCGACGGGGAATACTACATCAACAAAGCCCCCTGCCGCCTCAAAGACATCCACGACCTGCTCCTCGAGGCCGGCCTCAGCCGCGAATCCATGACCGTCATCAGCCAGAACAAGATCGACGAAGTCCTCAACAGCAAGCCCGAGGAACGGCGCCTGCTATTCGAGGAAGCCGCCGGCATCGTCAAATACAAGAACCGCAAAAAAGAAGCCCTGCGCAAACTTGAGGACACCGAGCAGAACCTCACCCGCGTCCTCGACATCACCGCCGAAATCGAAACCCAGCTCGGCCCCATGGCCGAAAGCGCCGAACGCACCGCCCGCTACAACGACCTCGCCGCCGAGCAAACCTCCTGCCAGGTCACCCTGCTCCTCCACAAGCTCACCCAAGCCGAAAAGAACCTCGAATCCGTCACCCTCGAGCAGGCCGCCCTCACCGACGAAGACATCGCCGTCACCACCAGACTTACCGTCGCCGAAACCGACAAAGAAAAATTCATCGACCGCCTCGCCGAGCTCGACGAAAACCTGCGCGACGCCGAAGCCGCCCTCACTCAGGCCGCCACCGAAATCGAGCGTCTCGACGGCAAAACCGCCGTCCTCAACGAACGCATCGGCCAGGAGCAAAAGAGCCGCGACCGGGTAATCCAGGACATCGACCGCCTCGAACAAGAAAAGCGGGAAAACCGTGCCCGCCTCGAAGAGTGGCAGGCCGGCCACGCCCGCAAGAACGCCCAGGCCGAAGAACTCCGCGCCGCCCTCGCCGGCCAGGACCAGGCCCTCACTCAGGCCGCCGCCGCCATCGCCGCCGTCGAAGCCAAAATCGACGCCGCCAAAGACGAAACCTTCGGCCACCTCCAGGAACTCGTCACCCAGAAAAACGCCCTCCGCACCCTTGAGCGCGACCAGGAAAACCAAAACCAGCGCGAAGGGCAGCTCATAAAAGAACGGGAAACCTTCGCCGGCCAGTTCCAGGAAACCACCCAATCGCTCGGCAGCGTCCAGTGGGAAAAACAAGCCCTCGACCAGGACCTCGCCGCCACCGACACCACCGTCGCCGGCCTCCAGGACCGCAAACGCCAGCAGGACGCCGCCCTCGCCGAAAATAAAGCCGCCGAAACCCGCCTCGCCGGCGAAATCGGCCAGCTCGCCTCGCGCCTCAAAGTCCTCAGCGACATGCAGGAAGAATACGAAGGCTTCGGCCGCGGACCCAAAAGCGTCCTCAAAAGCGACCGCCCCTGGCGCCAGGGCGTCCACGGCGCCGTCGCCGAAATCATCGCCGTCGAAGGCGCCCACGTCATCGCCATCGAAACCGCCCTCGGCGGCGCCCTCCAGCACATCATCGTCGCCAGCGACGACACCGCCAAAGCCGCCGTCGAACACCTCAAAAACCACAACCTCGGCCGGGCCACCTTCCTGCCCCTCAACACCATCAAACCCGCCCGCCCCCGCGACGCCGAAATCGCCGCCGCTCACGCCCACGGCGCGCTCGGCTTCGCCGCCGGCCTCGTCGAATGCGAACCGCGCTTTAGGCCCATCATCGACTACCTTCTCGCCCGCACCGTCGTCGCCGCCGACATCGACGCCGCCCTCCGCATAGCGCGCGGCGCCGCCTTCGGCGTCAAAATAGTCACCCTCGACGGCCAGCTTGTGAGCCCCGGCGGCAGCATCACCGGCGGCAGCACCGGCCGGCGCGAAGCCAGCTTCCTCGGCCGCAGCGGCGAAATCGCCACCCTTCGCGAAACCATGGCAACCCGCGAAACCGACCTCGCGGCCCGCCGCCGGCAGACCGCCCAGCTCCAGGCCGACCTTGCCGCCCTCGACGAAAAAATCGCCGGCGCCCACAGCCGCCGCCGCACCCTCGAAGTCCGCCAGGCCGAACTCACCGTACACGCCGAAAAAACCGGCCAGGAAATCAAACGCCTCGACCTCGCCCTCGCCACCATCGACGCCGAACTTGCCGCCAGCCGCGCCGAAGCCGCCGCCATCGCCGGTAAAATGGCCGACGTCGCCGCCGCCATCGCCGTCATGGAAGAACGCGACAACGAGCACAAGCGCCTCATCGCCGGCTGGCAGGAAGACCTCAAAAAACTCCAGGCCGACCGCGATGCCCTCGCCGGCTCCCTCACCGACAGCAAAATAAAACTCTCCGCCCTTGAGCAGGAAGTAAATGCAATTGCCGCCAACTGCGAACAATATAAACAAGCCGAAAGCCGCCTCGTCAGGCAGATCGACTCCCTGCGCGGCGACATCGACCGGATAGGGCAGGAGATCGCCCGCGCCGAGACCGAACTCGCCGGCATCGTCCAGGCCAAGGAAACCCTTGCCGCCCAAAAGGCCGACCATGAAAAAAACCGCGACGCCGTCCTCAAGGACAAGCTTGGCGTCCTCGCCAAACAGCAAAAACTCGAACGCGAGGTCAAGGACCTGCGCCGCCGCCAAAACGCCAGCCAGGCCCGCCTCCACGAGCTCGACCTCCTCGCAGCCAAGCACGGCTACGAAGTCACCAACTGCACCGAACAGCTCCGCGACCACTACTCCCTCGACCGCGAACAGGCTCAGGCCGTCTTCCGGCCCGACGACCCCGAAGCCCTCGCCGCCCGCGTCGACGAACTCGCCGCAGCCATAGAGGCCCTCGGGCCCGTCAACCCCGCGGCCATCGAAGAATACGCCCGCATCCAGGAACGCTACCAATTCCTCCGCACCCAGTACGACGACCTCACCGCCGCCAAAGACTACCTCCTCACCATCCTCAAAGACATCGACGCCACCATGGCCAAACAATTCAAAGCCGCCTTCGCCAAAATCAACGAACACTTCGGCGAACTCTTCGTCCGCCTCTTCGGCGGCGGCCGGGCCCAGCTCCTCCTGGCAAACCCCGACGACATCCTCGGCACCGGCATCGAAATCGTCGTCCAGCCGCCCGGCAAAAAACAGCAGAACCTCGCCCTCCTCTCCGGCGGCGAGCGGGCTCTCACCGTCATCGCCCTCCTGTTCTCCTTC